The window AAAAGGTACCACCAgtaaaataagaggaaacaaCTTAGCAGATGAGGAAGCAAAACGGGTGGCTTTACTATCAATAAAAGTGATTCCAAGAGAGATTAAGGATAAGTATGAGGACAAAGATAAAAAGGGGTTGAAGTTCACTgaccaagaaaaggaaaaattgagACAAATGGGAATATACGAGAAAGAAGGAAAGTGGGAACTCCCCAATGGCAGAGAAGTGCTTCTGAAATTGATGGCCTGGAGAATTATGAAGAACTTCCATTGTAAGACCCACTGGGGAGTACAGATGCTAGTAGACCAATTTTCTACTAAATATATGTGTACAGGAGTATACAACATAGCCAAAAGAATTTTAGGAGACTGTTTAACATGCCAAAAGGTCAATAAACAGCAAATGAGGGAAAGAACTCCGGGAGGACAAGAGTTAGCTCACAGGCCCTTTTCAAAGATCCAAATTGATTTCACTGAATTACCAAAGGTAGGAAGGTATAAATATTTGCTAGTAATAGTAGACCATTTAACCCATTATGTGGAAGCCTTCCCCACTGCTTGAGCAACAGCATTGAGTGTAGTTAAGATCTTATTAGAGCACATTGTCCCTAGATATTGGAACATTGAAACTATAGATTCTGATCGGGGTCCACACTTTGTGTCCAACACCGTGAAGGAAACATTAGCCCCGATGGGAACCCAATGGGAATACCATGCTCCGTGGCACCCCCAAAGCTCTGGAAGAGTTGAAAGAATGAATGGGGAAATAAAGAAGCAGTTAACCAAGTTAATGATGGAAACTAAGATGTCCTGGGTTAAATGTTTACCTCTGGCCCTACTAAATGTCAGAACCCAACCTAGAACAGATACCAGAATATCTCCCTTTGAAATGTTGTATGGAATGCCCTATGACCTAGAGGTCCCCTTAGACCATCCTTGACTGAAAGATGGATATTTAAAGGAGTATATTACTACTATAACGACTCGCCGCAATGAGTTAAGAAAGGAATGGTAGTGCAGAGACCACCACTAGATGTCACCATACATTCAATCCCAGAGATAAAGTCCTAATTAGGACCTGGAAGGAATCATCTTTGACCCCTCGGTAGGAAGGACCCTTTCTTGTCTTACTCAGGACAGAAACTGCAATTCGAACAGTGGAACGAGGGTGGACTCATACAAGCCGAGTGAAAGGACCGATCCCCGAGGAACTGTGGGAGACTACAGGGACCCCGGGGGACCTACGGCTCAAATTGCGCAGAAAGAGACTGGATGAGTAAAACTGTGTTTCGTAATACCCCACATTGGATTTGTTACCCGCTTGTATGTTTTAAATGCAAACTATGTAAAGAAATTGGTGGGTTCATTGTAGAAACGGCTATCTCCCTAGGGATTGCTGCGACCAGTGCTACGAGACAGAGAGAGCTTCAACTAGGAGTAGCCACTAGGAAAATAATAGAAGACTCTGCAGTCTGgtggaaaatatttgcagaaggAATAAATCCGGAAAACAGGTGCATACATGCTAATGAACCCCGAAACTTTACCCTGGAAATTTTGAGAGTAGTTTGCAGAAAGCAACTACATCAAACACCTTGCGGGGCACCTCAGGTGAAAGCAAAGCACTGGGAGGCCTATAAAATAAGGAGAGGGATAGGTGGGACCCCTGAAGAATATGACTGCTGCTGTGAAGATGGAACACCTCGCTGCTCTCGGCAAAAGAGTAGGCAAAGGAGGCAGCGGTGTAATGATGTGGGGCTGTAACTCCCAATCTCTCTATATTGACCAGGCCTTTCCGGGTCAACAAGAGGAGACTTCACCTCAGAGGGATCAAAGGCGTGACACCCAGGATACTAAAGGGATAACACCTAGAGAAGGAGAAATAAGACTTTTAAATCATACCAGGAACTCACCAATTATCTTAAGACTATGGATAGCGTTGTGGATAATTGTTTGGCTCATTTTTTCCAGGAATGCTGAAATGGGTAGGAATAACCCTCATGAGCCCTATAAATGGTCCTTGATACGATGGCAGGATCAACAGGTAATCCAGACACAGGTAACCACAGGCTCACCAAGCTTTACCTCTCAATTGTGCCAGCTTGTACCAATAGAACCTTGCTTAAATTTaatgggattttatttttgtccCAGTTCCAACCCTGGGAAAAAATTGCAACTGGCCAGGTCACTACTTCTGTGCATATtggggatgtgagacaattgTCCCAGATTGGATAAGTGGAGGTGGTGATGACAAATTCCTGAAAGTGGGATGGGGACCCACGGGATGCAAACCGCCCCGAAGAGATCTGAGTGGAGGGATACTCCACCCGTACGGGGACTGTAAACATATATTCCTAAATACGTCCCAGCCAGAAGACCAGGACTGGATAGTCAGAAAAACCTGGGGAATGAGGTATTGGGAACCAGGAACAGATAGAGGGGGACTCATTTACATAAAAAACGAAAAAGCAGAGCAAACAACCCACTCAATAGGACCAAATTCAGCGGTATCTGAGAAAGAAAGAGTAATACAACAGAACACCACTGAAACGGAAATATTTAGTGTTTCTACGGGAACAAGTAAGCCTAAATATATTAAGCATATAGAGCCCAAAGAACCTGAGAACCCCCTCTAGAAATTAATGCAAGCTAGCTACATAGCCCTGAACTCCACCAATCCGAATGTAACAGAGCATTGTTGGTTGTGCTATGACGTCAGACCCCCTTTTTATGAAGCTATAGGAGTACCGACTGCGGCACAAGCGGCTAACGGTACCAATCCAAGTCAATGTTTATGGGAAAGGAGGGGGCAAAACCAAGGGATTACTCTACAACAGATTACTGGTAAAGGAGTATGTATAGGGAATATTCCCCATCAAAGAATTCCTTGTGTAATAACATCATGTTCCCTCCCCAAACACCTAGCAAATGGTTAATACCTGCTAACGATACCATGTGAGTATGTTCTAGGACTGGAGTTACACCTTGCCTGTCCCTAAAGGTGTTTAATGGTTCTTGAGATTACTGCATCCAGGTTGCTATAATTCCTAGAATTTCCTATCACCCGGGGGAATTTTTATTCAACCACTGGAACTCAGAAATACAAGTGAGTAAGAGAGAGCCCATTACTTTTACAGCTTTGACAGTAGCCACCCTTATGGCAGTAGGGGTCGCAGGGGCTAGAACAGGAATAACATCTTTAGTACAACATAACCAAAAATTCCAAGCTCTCCGGGTAGCAGTAGATGAGGACTTAATTAGGactgaaaaatcaatttctgcttcagaaaaatcTCTCAGGTCATTATCTGAAGTAGCATTACAAAATCGGAGAGGTCTAGATTTACTATTCCTCCAGCAAGGAGGATTATGTGTTGCCCTAGGCGAAGAATGATGTTTTTATGCAGATCATACTGGAGTAGTTAGAGATACCATAGCCAAATTGAGAGAGAGACTAGAGGAACAAAGAAGGGaaagagagcagcagcagagctggtatGAGTCATGGTTCAGTCATCCCCATGGCTAACAACATTGTTATCAACCATAGCTGGACCCctaattttagtaatttttggTATTAACATTTGGAccttgtatttttaataaagtagtAGCAATTGTAAAGAATAGATTAGAAGCAGCTCACTTAATGCTTGTAAGGAGACAATATGAGCAAATTGGGAAAATCGAAGAGAGGACAAGTGAAACCCTTATTTTGGAAATGGCAAGAGATGTAGTAAAAAGATTTGATGaacaaaatgatgaaaagaaCAAGGGGGGATTGTAAAAAGCGTGCATTGTTTGTTAATCAAATCGTAGAGATTGTGAAGCCATGGTTGAACAACCATGGCAGGAGGCATCGTTTCCAACCACGAACATCCTGTAACGTAAACAGACATAACCTTTAAGGCATTCATTGATGTAGGGGACCATATAGAACTAATTATAACTATACGTCTTATATGTATCTTATGGGTAGTCAAAGAATATAGTCACGTAACCACATAGCTGAGAGAGAATAATTAATAGAAGAGGAAACCAGTTTTTCTTTCCcgaacggggaggggggggctctcTCAAGGGATCGATTGTAGGGAACAAGAATTCGAAAACAGGATGGCACCCGTTACAGAtacgtccataaatctccttgcTTAGGGAAAACAAATGGTTAGCAATTAGCTCAGACTGATAAGGGCACTGCAAGCTTgcaggatcatcacattccagacAAAGGGTGAAAATTACACCGTGGGGAGGACATTCATGCTAAGCTCACATAGAACAAGGCAGACTGCGCGTGAGCCAGAAGAGGGGTTGGGAGCCGGTCGTAAGAGGAAGACGTCGGCCTTCAGCCCCACGACCACCAGAAGGCAGAGAAAGACCCCCTAGCAACAAGACAGCGCACGCACAGAGTACGACAGGGGGTGACACGTGTACCGGAAAAGAGACTGTATAAAATCCGCTCCGAGCTTAAGGAAAATTGCTAGCCGTTAGTGGAGCGGAGACTCCctggccgcccagcgctgttctGCTCATTCATCGCTTGCTAAATAAACGACCTTACGAGTCAATGGGACTGGCTTATTGATTTACTTAAGGCCCTCTGTAACAGTCACCGTGTTCAAAATAGATTTCAAACAATTCTTGATGGTAACTTCCTTGGAGTGTGGCTGGTTCTGGTTTCCAGCACAGGCAGGTCTATAGCTGAAACATTTTGTGTGTGACCTTGGCCTGTATAGTCCGACCCTCTCTGGGATATTGAGTGCTCAAggcagtgaaaattaaaattcattttttgcAAGTGTGCTTTGGACAGAGATGTAGTAGCTGGCTGTCCCGACCTCCACGGCCCCCAGTTCTAGCCCGGCACAGACTGGTGATGGATTTGCTGTAACTATCCGCGGGAAGTGGAGCCTCAGGTTTCACAGACGGCATCTGACGTGCCTGCTCAGCTCCTTCACCcggtggcagagctggggcaggcagaCAGCCGGGATTTCCTCCTGCTGACTTAAGCATTTCAGGGCAAATAAGTCAATCCTCTATGCCTCGAGGGAGCCTTTCGGAACCAGCGCCAAGGCACGCTGGCAGAGCCCCTCGGGCAGCGGCGCTCGGCAGCAGCGAGCCAGGCAGCGCGGCCACCCGCTGGGCTTGGCTCTCGGCTGAAACTCGGCGTCCCGCCATGACGGCGACCGGAGGCGTTTCCAGCGGCGCCTTCCCAGGGCCCGGCCCTCGCTCCCCGCCACTGCCGGCTGCCCGGGGGCGGCGACGGGGGCAGCGCTCTCGGGGCGGGGGCGCGGTACCGCCGCCTTCCTCCCCCCCGCTCGCCTCCCCtcggggccgccgcgccgccgtgTGCGGGACgtgccgcgccgccccgcgcgaCATGGCCGCCTGCCtcgcgccggcggggcggggcggggcggggcggcggccccggggaggcCAATCAGGGCCCGCCGGGCGGCTCCCGCCCACGGGCGCCGCTTTGCCTACGtgcgccgccggcggggcggggcggggctcgCAGCCCGGGGTGCGCGGTCGCTGCAGCGGCAGCTCGGCGCGGCGGGCAGGCGTCAGGCGCTTGCCCGGCCGCCGCGGGCAGCGCAAGGGAGGCGATGCTGGTGCTGGGCGGCGGGTCCGAGGTGAGGCGTGGGGAAGGGCGCTCTGCCGGGAGCGCCCAGCCGGCAGCGGAACCgtgcggggcgggggctgcccggagctgctgctgggtgtgCTGGGGCACTGCCGGTGTCCACCGGGGTTTCTGGTTAAGAGATCTAAAGCAAAAAAAGCCATGCCTTTGggtcgcctttttttttttttttttttggtctttaaaaGGCAGTCTCAAGGGACAAAGCGTTCCGATGTTTTGCGAGGGGGGGTTTCTGCTACGATGCAGCGTTCGTAGACTTGCCGCGGTTTAGACTGGCAATAACATTGTGcgcctcctccccccccgcccggtGTCTTGTTTATTTTAGGCCGGTAGTTTCAGCGATCTGTTTGAGGCAGGAACCGGTGTGAACGCACCTGCAGATGCCTTTGGTCAGTCTCCAGCTCACTTGGCTGCTTGTGGCGGTGAAGCCTTTTTCCTACTTTGGCAGCTGCAGACAGGAGCGAATTTGAACCAACAGGTAAAAATACGgaagttttgtttcttctaatCTGGCATGTCAGTAAATCCAGTTTATTGGATTTATTATACACACAGCTGTATGGCATGAGGTATCAGGGCTTATTTTAGAGTAACTTTATTCTAGCATGAACCAGAAACGCTATCTATATCGCATTAGCAACTTCACTTGCTGTGTATAATGCAAATTTCACACTTCCAGTGCTGCATGCAGATGTCAAAACAACTTAATTCTTTTACACAAAcgagtatttctttttcctctgaaattctgCCCGCAATTCCGGTAAACATAAGAATTCTTCCTCTAGCTGCAAAATTTAATTTGCTTATACCTCTGAGCTGGTAGCAGCATGCTGTTGGGCACAGCGATCCCTCAACGGTGCTGAAAGATGCTGTTAGTGTACAGAGCATGTTCCGTGGAAATAATCTTTTAGAAGATAAAGGTTAAACAATGAGTATTGTATGGAAAAGTATTTCTGTTTTGCTGCGATGAATACACTAAACACTTAATGGCAGTTACTGAGTACACTTCACTAGCTACATTCCTTTAATCTCTCCCACCTTGTAAGAGACTGCTATACAGAGTAACACGCCGTAAACAGTCACCTTGGAGAACAAGATAGCTTCACCCTATTCCTCTCCCTTCAAATGACTGCTATATATAAATTGCGTTTTTAGGATTGCCTTGGAGAAGCCCCGATTCATAAAGCAGCAAAAGCTGGCAGTTTGGAATGTCTTGCTCTCCTTGTTGCTGGAGATGCCAAAATTGAGTAAGTTGAGTTACATTTACTCATTTCAGTAACAGTGTCAAAGGATACATGTATTTTACACAGTACTTTTGTTCACAGTGTGTGAAGACTGTAAATATAACATGACTGTAGTCATAAGAGTGGTATTAAAAACTGCCATAAACACCAAAGTAGCATAGACCGTACATAAGATGTTGTTTAGTTCCATGTTAAAGACCCCTCCAGTCACTAAGAGAATATTCATGGACAGTTCTCCTTGTTAGTTTTCCATTCTGACTAATGCTGTGGTCACCTTCCCCTTGCCATTCTGATATGCTAAGCCAGTCATAGTCTGatgacaaatttattttaaaataattattccttgTTGCACTTAATACCAGCCCTCTCTGAGTAGAGCCCCGCACTATCCTTCTCAAACCTTCTTGGTACTGATTCTCTGTACTTATTTCATACCACTGTCTGAAGTTATCACTTCATTCATCTTGATCTGTGGTTGTTTATAATATATTTCAATTTAACTGAATGGTTATTGTTAATTCTGTGTTTGAGCTTGTGCAACAACAGCGGACAAACAGCAGCAGACCTCGCACTGGCTTACGGATTTCTGGAATGTGCCAAGTTCCTCACAACAATTCAGCACACTCAGACAATGAAACTGAGAGGAGAGCCTGGCTACTCACTAAGTGACAAACGTGGCTTGCTGAGAGAGGATCCAGCTGCACAGAAACATGGAAGTGAAACCAGCAGATCCATAAGCAGGAAGAGGAGACGATCAGATGGTGTGTAATACTGTTTGTTTACtataattcagaatattttttaatgtttttaacatTTAAGTAAATACATTTGGTGTTAGATACATAGCTGGATTTAAAAGCCTGCTAGTAAGGATCAACTTGCATAGGTAGTTAAGGTTATTATTGAAAATGGATCGTGCATGGGGAAAGTAACTGAAAAGGCAACTTTAACATGGGGGGGTAGAAATAAAAATCACGGGTACTTTTACTGATGTACTGACAGAGTAGATACAGACTTATTCTTATTAATTCATATGACAGATCTCGTCTCCTAGCTGACAAAGGATCCAGCTTGTAATCCCAAAATGAAATCAAGAGGATTTGAAGTCTGAAGAAACAGGACTGGACTATGCATCGAGCAGCCAGATGTGTATGCTAGTACACTGTCTCCTTCTGAGAAGGAGGAAAGCTCgtttatttttacttcttacAGAAGACTACTGtggtgtaggttttttttttttttctagaatagtTGTATTCATACAGCTATAAATAAATGAGCATataataattcacatttttttctgtgtaaatgagTACAAAGTTAATAAAATTCAGTACATACAGCCATTTTTCTCCCACTCCTCTTCTAAAATGCTGTTATCAACAGTATTAGCAGCAAATACTGGCTTTGAACAGATTCATAGTGCACAGAACTGCTGGCTGTATGGGACCTGAAAGGCAGGCTCTTTTTGGCAAGAAAGAAATCCATAAAATAAAAGGCCAGGGCACTTAATCTGTAAGGATTTTAGCATAACAAAAATGTTATATAAACAAAGTTGTCCTAGCCAAACGAAGAGAGTATTAGTTACctaatgaatgtatttttaagaaatagagTTCACAGCAGACAACTCTTATGTTCGgaggtttcatttaaaaaaaccccaaacctttatTAAGCAACATTTCTATTCCAACTGGGTTTTGATTGACTTAAAGCAGTATTTTGATAAATAACAAGACAGTTCTATCTAGATCAGCTAGTACTCTGGTTTACCATGTTCCAGCTTAAGAGTGGAATTTAAAAAGTTTTTGGTCGTTGAGGTAGGCACAGATTATAATAGGCGTCCTTGTTCCAAAACTCTGGGCCCTTCCATCCACACCAGCCCTGTCCAAGAAAAAGCAAGATGCCATTTAAATCTACTACAAATTCTGGTTTTCCTACCTACTACCAttggatatattttattttactaattttaatCTAagctgtaagaactcttttcacctATCTATAGAATGCAGTGACACAGTTTTCAGAAAGTTCTCTACATGCCTAGAAACACAATAATGGAAAAGACTTCACAGagtctctctcttccccccttccttcctctgcaCCCTGTCTCCCTTCCTAAAAATTATCATCTATTACCTTCTGCTGCTACACAGACTAATGTTATTCTGAAACACTATGATTCTCAGAGTTTCTACTTCTCTTGTCTTAAACCCTTGCCTTCTTTGGTAACAGTTGGTATTTTAGAGCCAAATGGAGCATTTAATATCAGGTGTGCTGTTGATCAAGATTTAgcagaaaaacagtaacaaagcTCTTAAGTTTGCAGAGTA of the Athene noctua chromosome 4, bAthNoc1.hap1.1, whole genome shotgun sequence genome contains:
- the ANKRD37 gene encoding ankyrin repeat domain-containing protein 37 — protein: MLVLGGGSEAGSFSDLFEAGTGVNAPADAFGQSPAHLAACGGEAFFLLWQLQTGANLNQQDCLGEAPIHKAAKAGSLECLALLVAGDAKIDLCNNSGQTAADLALAYGFLECAKFLTTIQHTQTMKLRGEPGYSLSDKRGLLREDPAAQKHGSETSRSISRKRRRSDDLVS